The Nycticebus coucang isolate mNycCou1 chromosome 15, mNycCou1.pri, whole genome shotgun sequence genome has a segment encoding these proteins:
- the LOC128566669 gene encoding uncharacterized protein LOC128566669 codes for MRLDQTPVLSPFFAPLAPSHSHPLLQVSLSTDPRAGSCGARPGIWIRGKMVKKLLEAAGQFRETSGPGHAVACCAGTRISVTMSTRIWLLLGISLLIRKNEGGFGNPHEARALLQKLTGTPCECRGGSWNGETTPLLNVDCGDKIAYLVMRQNVHGAQAWVCSKKAKIIPIFNNKPGPCPCIECHPSVHNTYYEQVQLCTGTDNNTYFTAILTRHFSGTFGGKWDTVPQVQGTSNK; via the exons atgagacttgatcagactcctgtcttgtctccattctttgcaccccttgccccttcccattctcaccccctcctccaggtatccctgtcgactgacccgcgggccgggtcaTGTGGTGCCCGACCAGGGATCTGGATACgagggaaaatggtgaagaagctactggaggcagccggCCAGTTCAGAGAAACATCCGGACCTGGCCATGCAGTAGCCTGCTGTGCTGGAACGAGGATCTCG gtaactatgagcaccCGGATATGGCTACTGCtgggaatctctctcctgatacgaaaaaatgaaggtggtttcggtaatccccatgaggctcgggcactcttacaaaaattaactggtactccttgcgagtgccgtggtggcaGCTGGAACGGTgagacaacccctctcctaaatgtagattgtggtgataaaatagcatacttagtaatgagacaaaatgttcatggagcacaggcatgggtctgtagcaaaaaggctaaaattatccccatCTTTAATAATaagcctggaccatgcccttgtatagaatgccatccatctgtacataatacctattatgagcaggttcaactatgtactggtacagataataatacctattttacagcaatcttgaccagacatttttcggggacatttggaggcaagtgggacacagtccctcaagtccaggggacctcaaataaataa